The Candidatus Koribacter versatilis Ellin345 genome has a segment encoding these proteins:
- a CDS encoding PP2C family protein-serine/threonine phosphatase, with amino-acid sequence MKRSLLRDLQDRLILKGWYPQTKLARWTTYLVLIDLALWLIRRATKFFKPQSDFAGGWLTFFTLIVGCFALAWVLRWTKQHLLWRLRNRLLVTYVFIGAAPVILIGLMLFLAGWLFVGQFAADLASKDLNIELRRLTAANHTLMGGAKTLVRTGRIEQDYKDIVDRDIASREFPSRQVSLWYRGKGYLLQGSATDQPIAVPDHAKNGFAAITLADNMIFLRSVSRSKIGNDELTLVSSVPLNREMLANVAQNLGFLTVGPVPVGANGAPTQGSTVSYNQDGKEQTNFSFVEPERGLDALVQAGDVPTPAAWYDWKLTWGTFLSMTDWTDGKRRDGYISVQTRLFQLYSRLFEAIGKNASIFLTALSVIAVFLLVIELIALFIGLRLTRTITRSVAELYNATEHINKGDFHHRIQVRSKDQLAALEGAFNSMTTSIEALILEQKEKQKLESELAIAQEVQALLFPREVSQSESLEMHGVCRPARTVSGDYYDFLQLGHNQIGLAVGDISGKGISAALLMATVHAFVRAYTIEEALAEAKVGAAVGTQQLVFTASGDHLPPATLLALLNEQLFRSTPASKYATMFLGFYDGHRKRLTYSNAGHLPPFLVCADGSYRKLGDGGMVVGLFGGVSYENEHVELSSGDIIVAYSDGVTEPENEFGEFGEERLAQIVREHSSLPLPRIADAVITAVTDWIGGAEQPDDITVVLARAR; translated from the coding sequence ATGAAGAGATCACTACTTCGCGACCTCCAAGATCGGCTGATACTCAAAGGCTGGTATCCGCAGACCAAGCTCGCCCGCTGGACGACCTACCTCGTCCTGATTGATCTCGCCCTCTGGCTCATTCGCCGCGCGACGAAATTCTTCAAGCCCCAGTCCGACTTCGCGGGCGGCTGGCTTACTTTCTTCACCTTAATCGTAGGCTGCTTCGCGCTTGCCTGGGTCCTGCGCTGGACCAAGCAGCACCTGCTCTGGCGCCTGCGCAACCGCCTGCTGGTAACTTACGTTTTTATCGGTGCCGCTCCCGTCATTCTCATCGGCCTGATGCTCTTCCTTGCCGGCTGGCTCTTCGTCGGCCAATTCGCAGCCGACCTCGCCAGCAAGGACCTCAACATCGAACTACGCCGTCTCACCGCGGCGAACCACACCCTCATGGGCGGGGCCAAGACGTTGGTCCGCACCGGCCGCATCGAACAGGACTATAAGGACATCGTTGACCGCGATATCGCATCGCGAGAGTTTCCCAGCCGTCAGGTCTCCCTCTGGTATCGCGGCAAGGGATACCTTCTGCAAGGCAGTGCCACCGACCAACCCATCGCCGTCCCCGACCACGCGAAGAATGGCTTCGCCGCGATAACGCTCGCCGATAACATGATCTTCCTGCGCAGCGTTTCGCGGAGCAAGATCGGCAATGACGAACTTACTCTGGTCAGCAGTGTCCCGCTCAATCGCGAAATGCTTGCGAACGTCGCGCAGAACCTTGGATTCCTGACCGTGGGTCCTGTCCCGGTAGGAGCAAACGGCGCGCCCACCCAAGGCTCAACCGTCTCCTACAATCAGGACGGCAAAGAACAGACCAATTTCTCTTTCGTTGAACCGGAACGCGGGCTCGATGCGCTGGTCCAGGCCGGCGACGTCCCGACTCCCGCTGCCTGGTACGACTGGAAGCTCACCTGGGGCACGTTCCTCAGCATGACCGATTGGACCGACGGCAAAAGGCGCGACGGCTACATCTCGGTGCAAACCCGCCTCTTCCAGCTCTATAGTCGGCTCTTCGAAGCCATCGGGAAGAACGCTTCCATCTTCCTCACCGCGCTTAGCGTCATCGCCGTTTTCCTCCTCGTCATCGAGCTGATCGCCTTATTTATCGGCCTGCGACTTACCCGCACCATCACCCGCAGCGTCGCCGAGCTCTACAACGCCACTGAGCACATCAACAAAGGCGACTTCCACCACCGCATCCAGGTGCGCTCGAAGGACCAGCTCGCCGCCCTCGAGGGCGCGTTCAACTCCATGACCACCTCCATCGAGGCGCTTATCCTGGAGCAGAAAGAAAAGCAGAAGCTCGAAAGCGAGCTCGCCATCGCGCAGGAAGTCCAGGCCCTGCTCTTCCCCCGCGAGGTCAGTCAATCCGAGTCGCTCGAAATGCACGGCGTCTGCCGCCCGGCCCGCACCGTGAGTGGCGATTACTACGACTTCCTCCAACTCGGCCACAACCAGATCGGCCTTGCCGTCGGCGACATCAGCGGCAAAGGAATTTCCGCCGCGCTCCTCATGGCCACGGTGCACGCCTTCGTCCGCGCCTACACGATTGAAGAAGCGCTGGCGGAAGCCAAGGTGGGCGCCGCGGTCGGAACGCAGCAACTTGTGTTCACCGCTTCTGGCGATCACCTGCCGCCGGCGACGCTGCTCGCGCTGCTCAACGAACAGCTGTTCCGCTCCACGCCCGCGTCCAAGTACGCGACCATGTTCCTTGGTTTTTACGACGGCCATCGCAAGCGCCTCACCTACTCCAACGCCGGACACCTGCCCCCGTTCCTCGTCTGCGCCGACGGCTCCTATCGCAAGCTGGGTGATGGCGGCATGGTTGTCGGTCTCTTCGGCGGCGTAAGCTATGAAAACGAGCACGTCGAGCTCAGTTCCGGCGACATCATCGTGGCTTACTCCGACGGCGTCACCGAACCCGAAAATGAGTTCGGCGAATTCGGCGAAGAACGTCTCGCCCAAATCGTCCGCGAACACTCCAGCCTCCCGTTGCCCCGTATCGCCGACGCCGTAATCACCGCCGTCACCGACTGGATCGGCGGCGCCGAACAACCCGACGACATCACCGTCGTCCTCGCCCGCGCCCGCTAA
- the trxB gene encoding thioredoxin-disulfide reductase: MTDNVRNTVILGSGCSGLTAAIYAARANLKPLLIQGHEPGGQLSMTTLVENFPGWPEGIQGPELIENMHKQAERFGTEFHTGHLHSADLSKRPFELHMGKETILTKTLIIASGASARWLNLKSEQELIGHGVSSCATCDGFFFSGKEISVIGGGDSAMEEALFLTRFATKVHLIHRRDAFRASKIMLDRARKHEKISMITDTVVEEVHDPAQKEVTGLTLRNLKTDKVWDLPVSAMFLGIGHHPNATAFGDQLDKDADGYLITKDYVFTKVPGVFASGDVQDRRYRQAITAAGSGCMAAIEAERFLEEHGG; this comes from the coding sequence ATGACTGACAACGTACGCAACACGGTGATCCTCGGCTCCGGGTGTTCCGGGCTGACGGCCGCCATTTATGCAGCCCGCGCCAACCTGAAGCCGTTGCTGATCCAGGGGCACGAGCCCGGCGGTCAGTTGTCTATGACGACGCTGGTGGAGAACTTTCCCGGCTGGCCGGAAGGCATCCAAGGGCCTGAACTTATCGAGAACATGCACAAGCAGGCAGAGAGGTTTGGAACCGAGTTCCATACCGGCCACTTGCATAGTGCCGATCTTTCGAAGCGTCCGTTTGAGCTGCACATGGGAAAAGAGACGATCCTGACCAAGACGCTGATTATCGCGTCGGGGGCGTCGGCGCGCTGGCTGAATTTGAAGAGCGAGCAGGAACTGATTGGGCATGGCGTGTCGTCGTGCGCAACGTGCGATGGCTTCTTCTTTTCCGGCAAAGAGATTTCGGTGATCGGCGGCGGCGATTCCGCGATGGAAGAGGCGCTGTTCCTCACGCGCTTTGCGACCAAGGTGCATTTGATCCATCGTCGCGATGCGTTCCGGGCGTCGAAGATCATGCTCGACCGCGCACGCAAGCACGAGAAGATATCGATGATTACCGATACAGTGGTCGAGGAAGTGCACGATCCGGCGCAGAAGGAAGTGACCGGCCTGACGTTGCGCAATCTGAAGACCGATAAGGTGTGGGACCTGCCGGTGTCGGCAATGTTCCTGGGGATCGGGCATCATCCGAATGCGACCGCGTTTGGCGATCAGTTAGACAAAGACGCGGACGGGTATCTGATCACGAAGGATTATGTGTTCACCAAAGTCCCGGGCGTATTTGCGAGCGGCGACGTGCAGGACCGGCGGTATCGGCAGGCGATTACGGCTGCGGGGTCGGGATGCATGGCGGCGATCGAGGCGGAGAGGTTCCTGGAAGAGCACGGCGGGTAA
- a CDS encoding DUF899 domain-containing protein, translated as MEIKHEIAGVEPMETKIMTTHKTGTRAEWLNARMELLAAEKELTRRSDELARQRQELPWVAINKGYRFDTEEGSASLSELFRGRSQVLVYHLMFGPDFAAACPSCSSIADGFNGIAVHLANHDVMLWAVSRAPLPKIQAYKRRMGWTFPWASAAGSDFNFDFSASYTEEQQREGIEYNFTREPKMERRQGKEDSGQSAEINCAAMCGTDKGTFQRERPGVSAFVLEGGTVFHTYSTYARGLDGLWGMYQWLDRAPKGRNEKGVWWRRHDEYGNQNQRHSCCDEA; from the coding sequence ATGGAAATTAAACACGAGATTGCGGGAGTGGAACCGATGGAGACAAAAATTATGACCACGCATAAGACCGGAACGCGAGCGGAATGGCTGAATGCCCGCATGGAACTGCTGGCGGCGGAGAAGGAACTTACACGCCGAAGCGACGAGTTGGCGCGCCAGAGACAGGAACTTCCCTGGGTGGCGATCAACAAAGGGTATCGCTTCGACACCGAGGAAGGCAGCGCCTCGCTGTCGGAGCTATTCCGTGGCCGCTCGCAAGTCCTGGTCTATCACCTCATGTTCGGTCCGGATTTTGCGGCCGCCTGTCCATCTTGCTCGTCGATCGCCGACGGCTTCAATGGTATTGCCGTGCATCTCGCCAACCATGACGTGATGCTCTGGGCGGTGTCGCGAGCGCCGCTTCCGAAGATCCAAGCATACAAGCGGCGCATGGGCTGGACGTTCCCATGGGCGTCAGCTGCCGGGAGTGATTTCAACTTCGACTTCAGCGCTTCCTACACCGAGGAACAACAGCGCGAGGGGATCGAATACAACTTTACCCGCGAACCGAAGATGGAGCGTCGGCAGGGCAAAGAAGACAGCGGCCAGTCCGCGGAAATTAACTGTGCGGCGATGTGCGGAACGGACAAGGGAACATTCCAGCGTGAGAGGCCGGGCGTGAGCGCGTTCGTCCTTGAGGGCGGAACTGTGTTCCACACCTATTCGACATATGCGCGCGGACTCGATGGCCTGTGGGGAATGTACCAGTGGCTCGATCGCGCCCCAAAAGGCCGCAATGAGAAGGGCGTGTGGTGGCGGCGTCACGATGAGTATGGGAACCAAAACCAACGGCACTCGTGCTGCGACGAAGCGTAA
- the leuS gene encoding leucine--tRNA ligase translates to MTETPKAEERPDRYDPRAIEEKWTVQWANDPELYASEPDSAKKKFYVLEMLPYPSGALHMGHVRNYAIGDALARFMWMTGHNVLHPMGWDAFGLPAENAAIKNQRQPREWTLGNIEAMKKQMRRLGFAYDWSKEIATCLPDYYRWNQWFFIKFFEKNLAYKRKSKVNWCPECATVLANEQVVDGCCWRHETTRVEQRELEQWFFRITDYADELLRDLDQLEGWPEKVKTMQRNWIGRSEGALVTFKLEQPSGPSGDSITVFTTRIDTIFGATSLQLAPEHPIVTDLIASNPDLLSAVEDLKQQQRTAKEKGDIGAIEKHGVFTGAYAINPFNEEKVPIWIANYILTDYGTGAIMSVPAHDERDYEFATKYGLEVRVVILPRRVGEPPEAGKPETNVLPYSGTDSLLINSGDFTGLPVQEALEKMAKFAEEHGFGKATVTFRLKDWGISRQRYWGTPIPMLYCGKCGIVPVPEDQLPVLLPENVEITLAGGSPLTRVQEWLHTTCPKCGGPATRDTDTMDTFVDSSWYFYRYTNPQLTTAPVDTKTIDYWFPIDQYIGGVEHAILHLIYSRFWTKVMRDLGLVHNSEPVTRLFTQGMVIKDGAKMSKNLGNVVAPDDMIAKYGADATRMYTLFAAPPDRDLDWQDAGVEGVSRFLARVYRLIAQNPIVHAGPAHYTLAELPANAKKIARKLHQTIKRISDELGGRWHFNTCVAALMEFVNECYAAPELFANPKEGIERTLVADVQRKVTLLLQPFAPYVAHELWAMLGEPSGLLRAPWPAFDASLAKEDEVEIVVQVNGKVRSKLVVSTDASEDEVKKLALADEKVQAAIAGKEIVKVVVVPRKLVSIVVK, encoded by the coding sequence ATGACCGAAACTCCGAAAGCCGAAGAGCGCCCTGATCGCTACGATCCGCGGGCGATCGAAGAGAAGTGGACCGTCCAGTGGGCGAACGATCCCGAGCTGTACGCCAGCGAGCCCGATAGCGCGAAGAAGAAGTTCTACGTCCTTGAGATGCTGCCCTATCCCTCCGGCGCTCTCCATATGGGACACGTGCGCAACTACGCCATCGGCGACGCCCTAGCGCGTTTCATGTGGATGACTGGCCACAACGTCCTGCACCCCATGGGTTGGGACGCCTTCGGCTTGCCCGCCGAAAACGCGGCGATCAAGAACCAGCGCCAGCCCCGCGAGTGGACGCTTGGCAACATCGAGGCGATGAAGAAGCAGATGCGCCGCCTCGGCTTCGCCTACGACTGGTCGAAGGAAATCGCGACATGTTTGCCCGATTACTATCGCTGGAACCAGTGGTTCTTCATCAAGTTCTTTGAGAAGAACCTCGCATACAAGCGCAAGAGCAAGGTGAACTGGTGCCCCGAGTGCGCCACTGTGCTCGCCAACGAGCAGGTGGTTGACGGCTGCTGCTGGCGCCATGAAACCACGCGCGTCGAGCAGCGCGAGTTGGAGCAATGGTTCTTCCGCATTACCGATTACGCCGACGAACTCTTGCGCGATCTCGACCAGCTCGAAGGCTGGCCGGAAAAAGTAAAGACGATGCAGCGCAACTGGATTGGCCGCAGCGAAGGCGCACTTGTCACCTTCAAGCTTGAGCAACCGTCCGGCCCCAGCGGCGACAGCATCACCGTTTTCACCACCCGCATCGACACCATCTTTGGCGCGACCTCGTTGCAGTTGGCGCCCGAACACCCGATCGTCACCGACTTGATCGCGAGCAATCCCGATTTGCTCTCTGCCGTCGAAGACCTCAAGCAGCAGCAACGCACGGCAAAAGAAAAGGGCGATATCGGCGCCATTGAAAAGCACGGCGTCTTTACCGGCGCATATGCCATCAATCCGTTCAATGAAGAGAAGGTGCCCATCTGGATCGCGAACTACATCCTCACGGATTACGGCACCGGCGCGATCATGAGCGTTCCGGCACATGACGAACGTGACTACGAATTCGCCACGAAATACGGCCTCGAAGTTCGCGTCGTGATCTTGCCGCGCCGCGTGGGCGAGCCGCCTGAGGCCGGAAAGCCCGAAACCAACGTGCTGCCCTACAGTGGCACCGACAGCTTGCTCATCAACTCCGGCGACTTCACGGGCCTGCCCGTGCAGGAAGCCTTGGAGAAGATGGCCAAGTTCGCCGAAGAACACGGCTTCGGCAAAGCCACCGTCACCTTCCGCCTGAAGGATTGGGGCATCAGTCGCCAGCGTTACTGGGGCACGCCCATTCCCATGCTCTATTGCGGCAAGTGCGGAATTGTGCCGGTGCCGGAAGATCAGTTGCCGGTGTTGTTGCCGGAGAACGTGGAGATCACCCTCGCCGGCGGTTCGCCGCTCACGCGCGTGCAGGAGTGGCTGCACACCACGTGTCCGAAGTGCGGTGGCCCCGCCACGCGCGACACCGACACCATGGACACGTTCGTCGATTCGTCCTGGTACTTCTATCGCTATACCAATCCGCAGCTCACCACTGCGCCGGTGGATACCAAGACGATTGATTACTGGTTCCCAATCGATCAGTACATTGGCGGCGTCGAGCACGCGATCTTGCATTTGATTTACTCGCGCTTCTGGACGAAGGTCATGCGCGACTTGGGATTGGTGCACAACAGCGAGCCGGTCACGCGCCTGTTCACGCAGGGCATGGTGATCAAAGACGGCGCGAAGATGTCGAAGAACCTCGGCAACGTTGTCGCGCCGGATGACATGATCGCGAAGTACGGCGCTGACGCGACGCGCATGTACACGTTGTTCGCCGCGCCACCCGATCGCGATCTCGATTGGCAGGATGCCGGCGTCGAGGGCGTGAGCCGCTTCCTCGCGCGCGTCTATCGCTTGATCGCGCAGAACCCCATTGTTCATGCGGGCCCCGCGCACTACACGCTTGCCGAGCTTCCAGCTAACGCAAAGAAGATCGCGCGCAAATTACATCAGACGATCAAGAGAATTTCGGATGAGCTTGGAGGGCGGTGGCACTTCAATACTTGCGTGGCGGCACTCATGGAATTTGTGAACGAGTGCTATGCCGCGCCGGAGTTGTTTGCCAATCCGAAAGAGGGAATCGAGCGCACGTTGGTTGCGGATGTGCAGCGCAAAGTCACGTTGCTGTTGCAGCCGTTCGCGCCGTACGTGGCGCATGAGTTGTGGGCGATGCTCGGTGAACCTTCGGGATTGTTGAGAGCGCCGTGGCCCGCATTTGACGCGAGTTTGGCGAAGGAAGATGAAGTTGAGATCGTGGTGCAAGTGAACGGAAAAGTTCGTAGCAAGCTGGTGGTTTCGACGGATGCTTCAGAAGACGAAGTGAAGAAGCTGGCGCTGGCGGATGAAAAAGTTCAGGCGGCGATTGCTGGGAAAGAGATTGTGAAGGTCGTGGTGGTTCCGCGGAAGCTGGTCAGTATCGTGGTGAAGTAG
- the map gene encoding type I methionyl aminopeptidase codes for MTVRSPEELEGLKRVGKLVAEAIQHMTEAAKPGVTTRELDEVGANFLREHGARSGPQIVYKFPGFNCISVNDQIVHGVPNKRMLRPGDAVKLDVTAELDGFYADSATTVVLDGEGGDEGRKMLECARSAFQQAMKVAKADTRVNEIGRAIEREVRRHGFSVVKDLTGHGVGRSIHEPPSVPNFYHPLNSDILREGMVIAVEPIISAKPARTVTGEDGWTISTHNKALAAHYEHTIVITTGDPIIVTAA; via the coding sequence ATGACTGTTAGATCGCCAGAAGAGCTGGAAGGACTCAAGCGCGTAGGCAAGCTGGTGGCCGAGGCAATTCAGCATATGACCGAGGCTGCGAAGCCGGGGGTTACGACGCGTGAACTGGACGAAGTTGGCGCGAATTTCCTGCGCGAGCACGGTGCGCGGTCGGGGCCGCAGATCGTCTACAAGTTTCCGGGATTCAATTGCATCAGCGTGAACGACCAGATCGTGCACGGAGTGCCGAACAAGCGGATGCTGCGTCCGGGCGACGCGGTGAAGCTCGACGTGACCGCTGAGCTCGATGGCTTCTACGCGGATTCAGCGACGACGGTGGTCCTGGACGGCGAGGGCGGCGACGAAGGTCGCAAGATGCTGGAGTGCGCGCGCTCGGCGTTCCAGCAGGCCATGAAAGTCGCGAAGGCCGATACGCGAGTGAACGAAATCGGACGAGCGATTGAGCGCGAGGTGCGTCGGCACGGATTCAGCGTGGTGAAAGACCTGACCGGCCATGGCGTGGGGCGCAGCATACATGAGCCGCCGAGCGTGCCGAACTTCTACCATCCGCTGAACAGCGACATTCTGCGCGAGGGCATGGTGATCGCGGTAGAACCGATCATCTCAGCAAAGCCGGCGCGGACGGTGACAGGTGAGGATGGGTGGACGATCTCGACGCACAATAAAGCGCTGGCAGCGCACTATGAGCACACCATTGTGATCACGACCGGCGACCCGATCATTGTTACGGCTGCTTAA
- a CDS encoding DUF899 domain-containing protein, which produces MAVNQPKDKQPATGQIAIKTPPIVSSQQWQSAWQELLVKEKAFTRSRDALAAERRRMPWMAVEKNYEFEGPNGKVSLLDLFEGRPQLIVYRAFYEPGVFGWPDHACRGCSLGADQVSHLAHLNARDTTLVYASRAPQADITRLKTRMGWEHIPWYTMVDDFDVEFGVHEWHGHNVFFRKGDKIFRTYFVNNRGDEAMGTVWSYLDITPLGRQEVWEDSPEGYPQSAPYKWWNWHDNYDAEAAPNQKWVEVSDAGVEAFRSREDKAS; this is translated from the coding sequence ATGGCAGTGAACCAACCGAAAGACAAGCAACCGGCGACCGGGCAGATCGCCATCAAGACGCCACCGATCGTATCGAGCCAGCAATGGCAATCGGCGTGGCAGGAACTTCTGGTGAAGGAGAAGGCATTCACCCGCTCGCGTGACGCACTGGCGGCGGAGCGCCGCCGGATGCCGTGGATGGCGGTGGAGAAGAATTACGAATTCGAAGGCCCGAACGGGAAGGTCTCGCTGTTGGACCTGTTTGAGGGACGGCCGCAATTGATCGTGTATCGCGCGTTCTATGAGCCGGGAGTTTTCGGATGGCCCGATCACGCGTGTCGCGGCTGCTCGCTGGGCGCCGACCAGGTCAGTCACCTGGCGCACCTGAATGCTCGCGACACGACCCTCGTGTATGCGTCACGCGCGCCGCAGGCCGACATTACGCGGCTGAAGACGCGGATGGGTTGGGAACACATTCCCTGGTACACCATGGTTGACGACTTCGATGTGGAATTCGGCGTCCACGAATGGCACGGCCACAATGTGTTCTTCCGCAAAGGCGACAAAATATTCCGTACGTACTTCGTGAACAATCGCGGCGACGAAGCGATGGGGACCGTTTGGAGTTACCTGGACATCACGCCGCTCGGTCGGCAGGAAGTTTGGGAGGACTCACCGGAGGGTTATCCGCAGAGCGCGCCGTATAAGTGGTGGAACTGGCACGACAACTACGACGCGGAAGCTGCGCCAAACCAGAAGTGGGTAGAAGTGTCGGACGCGGGGGTGGAAGCGTTCCGTAGTCGCGAGGACAAGGCTAGCTAG
- a CDS encoding DHCW motif cupin fold protein, which translates to MPPFPFAVTDWSSIAPTEHPGEAGVAWWRTQNFGDIRVRLVEYSPGYKADHWCSKGHILFCLEGQLDTELADGRRFTLAPGMSYQCADDTDPHRSSTASGARLFIVD; encoded by the coding sequence ATGCCGCCGTTCCCGTTCGCCGTCACAGACTGGTCTTCGATCGCGCCTACCGAACATCCCGGTGAGGCTGGCGTCGCCTGGTGGCGCACCCAAAATTTCGGTGATATCCGCGTGCGGCTCGTTGAGTACTCGCCCGGCTACAAGGCCGACCACTGGTGCAGCAAAGGACACATCCTCTTCTGCCTCGAAGGCCAACTCGATACCGAACTCGCCGATGGCCGCCGCTTCACCCTCGCCCCCGGCATGTCCTACCAGTGCGCCGACGACACCGATCCCCACCGCTCTTCCACCGCTTCCGGCGCGCGACTCTTCATCGTGGATTAG
- a CDS encoding deoxyribonuclease IV, producing MPRAVSKKVEIDILKLIPPPKTPPKRTAVRIGIHTSSAGGVELAAERAYRLGCSCLQIFSSSPRQWKPFELGRSQCETMSSIRAKYDLNPLVIHANYLINVAGGNPEFHQKSIEAFRAEVQRGIDLCADYLVLHPGSFKGATREDGLQRAAEAIEAAVDGLGIEKTNLKITIENTAGSEFSLGGSFEQVAELMARLRKHVPVAACIDTCHTHVAGYDITTKKGFEKTLQQLDDTVGLKNVGVFHCNDAKAPRGSKLDRHQHIGQGTIGLEPFKWLLNDPRLQHPAFIAETPIDEPLDDLKNIDALKSCVKKSKPAIHHRDAEAQRTKK from the coding sequence ATGCCCCGCGCGGTTTCGAAAAAAGTAGAAATAGACATCCTCAAACTCATCCCACCGCCAAAAACTCCGCCCAAACGCACTGCGGTTCGCATCGGTATTCACACTTCGAGTGCCGGTGGAGTCGAACTCGCCGCGGAACGCGCCTACCGTCTCGGCTGCTCCTGCCTCCAAATCTTCTCTTCCAGTCCACGCCAATGGAAGCCCTTTGAACTCGGCCGCTCGCAGTGCGAGACGATGTCGTCCATTCGCGCCAAGTATGACCTCAACCCGCTCGTCATCCACGCGAATTACTTGATCAATGTCGCCGGCGGCAATCCCGAGTTCCACCAGAAATCCATCGAAGCCTTCCGCGCCGAGGTCCAGCGCGGCATCGATCTCTGCGCCGACTACCTCGTTCTGCATCCCGGCTCATTCAAAGGCGCGACGCGCGAAGACGGCCTGCAACGCGCCGCGGAAGCCATCGAAGCCGCAGTCGACGGTCTCGGCATCGAGAAGACGAACCTGAAGATCACCATCGAGAACACCGCCGGTTCCGAATTCTCGTTAGGCGGTAGCTTCGAACAAGTTGCGGAATTAATGGCGCGCCTGCGCAAGCACGTCCCCGTCGCCGCCTGCATCGACACCTGCCATACCCACGTCGCCGGCTACGACATCACCACGAAAAAGGGCTTCGAGAAAACCCTGCAGCAACTCGACGACACCGTCGGCCTGAAGAATGTCGGAGTTTTCCACTGTAACGACGCCAAAGCCCCCCGCGGCTCCAAGCTCGACCGCCACCAGCACATCGGCCAGGGAACCATCGGCCTCGAACCCTTCAAATGGCTGTTGAACGATCCACGGCTACAGCACCCCGCGTTCATCGCCGAAACGCCTATTGACGAGCCGCTGGATGACCTGAAGAATATCGACGCCCTGAAAAGCTGTGTGAAGAAATCAAAGCCTGCCATTCACCACAGAGACGCAGAGGCACAGAGAACAAAGAAATAA
- a CDS encoding Vgb family protein: MKHSNAEILREYGPFPGINRVHGVSYDGQNVWFASDNGLNALDPTNGELLSSLDVPAHAGTAFDGRYLFQIAEALIQKIDPETGKVLATIPAPAHGGDSGLAWAEGTLWVGHYRERKIYQIDPETGAVLRTIESNRFVTGVTWVEGELWHATLENGNSDIRRVDPQTGDVLETIEMPQGIAISGLESDGKDQFFCGGEKTGKVRAVRKPRRA, encoded by the coding sequence ATGAAGCATTCCAACGCCGAAATCCTCCGAGAGTACGGCCCGTTCCCCGGAATCAACCGGGTGCACGGCGTCAGCTATGACGGTCAGAACGTCTGGTTCGCATCGGACAATGGCCTCAACGCCCTCGACCCGACAAACGGCGAACTGCTGAGCTCACTCGACGTGCCCGCCCATGCCGGCACCGCCTTCGACGGCCGCTACCTGTTTCAGATCGCCGAAGCCCTCATCCAGAAGATTGATCCGGAAACCGGCAAGGTCCTCGCCACCATTCCCGCGCCCGCCCACGGCGGCGACTCCGGGCTCGCATGGGCGGAAGGAACGCTCTGGGTCGGCCATTATCGCGAACGCAAGATCTACCAAATCGATCCGGAAACCGGCGCGGTCCTTCGCACCATCGAGTCCAATCGCTTCGTCACCGGCGTGACGTGGGTCGAAGGCGAACTCTGGCATGCCACTCTGGAAAACGGTAATAGTGATATCCGGCGAGTCGATCCTCAAACTGGAGACGTTCTCGAAACGATCGAAATGCCTCAAGGCATCGCCATCTCCGGCCTCGAATCCGATGGGAAAGATCAGTTCTTCTGCGGCGGCGAAAAAACCGGCAAAGTGCGCGCGGTACGCAAGCCACGCAGAGCTTGA
- a CDS encoding PspC domain-containing protein: MYCNYCGKTIQDDAIHCAYCGCRVGNIPVRNRLMRPRGGDRKIAGVCGAVANYFDLDVTLVRVVWLILIIFGGTGVLAYLIGWIVIPEEPVRVVAMVPPGAQPMDRT, encoded by the coding sequence ATGTACTGTAACTACTGCGGTAAAACCATCCAGGACGACGCCATCCATTGTGCCTACTGCGGATGCCGCGTGGGCAACATCCCGGTGCGTAACCGTCTCATGCGGCCGCGAGGCGGAGACCGCAAGATCGCCGGCGTTTGCGGCGCAGTCGCCAACTATTTTGATCTCGATGTCACCTTAGTACGCGTGGTGTGGCTCATCCTCATCATTTTTGGCGGCACTGGCGTGCTCGCCTACCTCATCGGCTGGATCGTCATCCCCGAGGAGCCGGTACGGGTCGTCGCCATGGTTCCACCCGGCGCGCAGCCGATGGACCGGACATAA
- a CDS encoding VOC family protein — translation MFKAQHIDHVEVLVSDLPRSAKWYEEVLGLKPMGKWDPEPWMIGAGTSKLALFKAELPRTDAGSEAHWHRVAWHTDAAGFQGAQQHLKALGIAFRGPVDHGVSDSIYFNDPDGNPLEITFYKR, via the coding sequence ATGTTCAAGGCGCAACATATCGATCACGTCGAGGTGCTGGTGAGCGACCTGCCGCGGTCGGCGAAGTGGTACGAAGAGGTACTCGGGTTGAAGCCAATGGGAAAGTGGGACCCGGAGCCGTGGATGATTGGCGCCGGGACGTCGAAGCTGGCGCTGTTCAAGGCGGAATTACCGCGCACGGATGCGGGAAGCGAGGCGCACTGGCATCGCGTGGCGTGGCACACGGATGCGGCGGGTTTCCAGGGGGCGCAGCAACATTTAAAGGCGCTGGGGATTGCGTTTCGCGGGCCGGTGGACCATGGCGTCTCGGATTCGATTTACTTCAACGATCCGGATGGGAATCCGCTGGAGATTACGTTCTACAAGCGATAG